From the Pseudomonas baltica genome, one window contains:
- a CDS encoding type I secretion system permease/ATPase encodes MHSPTPDPTPERVPTGSDPRQSFDDPLLDGLLILCKLHGCTVSRASLSAGLPLAQQRLGKDLLPRAAARASLQARVLRRELDTINALNLPVLLLLKEGRCAVLRRWGEDGRALILPSEAEGGEQWLSRDELASVYTGEALFARPRHELEDLRTPLMPRVDSWFRDTLKLSRWLYSDALLASLMINLLGLMVPLFVMQTYDRVVPNQATSTLWVLAAGLLVGTCFELILRVVRAHLLDQAGKKTDLILSATLFERITGMAMKARPATIGGFAQSIHDFQGLREFLTAVTLTSIIDLPFAVLMLVVIGLLGGWLVIIPVLAFPITIIFALLIQIRLRDTVQKSLTLGAERQALLIETLGGLETLKACNAESERQHHWESTHGALTRLDGHARDLAALATNGTLFIQQFCGMSTIVAGVYSIIAGNLSVGALVATYMLGSRVLAPLGQIAGLITRYQQAQLTMRSTDQLMALPQERDIKQRPLDRTQLQGGVGLSQVVFSYAGQNTPALSAVSFSIKPGERVGIIGRSGSGKSTLARLLMGFYEPTEGQILLDGLDLRQLDVADLRQQIGYVAHDLPLLAGSLRDNLTLGARYVSDARMLEVAQLTGVSELARQHPQGFDRPVGERGQLLSGGQRQAVLLARAMLLEPPIMVLDEPTSHMDNSSEDLLRQRLHAWIPGKTLLLVTHRTTMLSLVDRLIVLDNGRIVADGPKETVIEALRKGRVGTAPAQEG; translated from the coding sequence ATGCACAGCCCCACGCCCGACCCCACGCCTGAGCGTGTACCGACCGGCAGCGACCCGAGGCAGTCTTTCGACGATCCGCTGCTCGATGGCCTGCTGATTCTTTGCAAGTTGCACGGCTGCACGGTCAGCCGCGCCAGCCTCAGCGCGGGTCTGCCGCTGGCTCAGCAACGCCTGGGCAAGGATCTGCTGCCCCGCGCCGCCGCGCGCGCCAGCCTGCAGGCACGGGTGTTGCGCCGCGAGCTGGATACCATCAACGCGCTCAACCTGCCCGTACTGCTGCTGCTCAAGGAGGGCCGCTGCGCGGTACTGCGGCGCTGGGGCGAGGATGGCCGGGCGTTGATTCTGCCCAGCGAAGCCGAAGGCGGCGAACAGTGGTTGAGTCGCGACGAACTGGCCAGCGTCTACACCGGCGAGGCATTGTTCGCTCGCCCCCGACATGAACTCGAAGACCTGCGCACCCCGCTGATGCCGCGGGTCGATTCCTGGTTTCGCGACACCCTCAAGCTGTCGCGCTGGCTCTACAGCGACGCCTTGCTGGCCAGCCTGATGATCAACCTGCTGGGCCTGATGGTGCCGCTGTTCGTCATGCAGACCTACGACCGCGTGGTCCCCAATCAGGCCACCTCGACCCTGTGGGTACTGGCCGCGGGCCTGCTGGTGGGCACGTGCTTCGAGCTGATCCTGCGCGTCGTGCGTGCACACCTGCTGGACCAGGCCGGTAAAAAAACCGACCTGATCCTCTCCGCGACGCTGTTCGAGCGCATCACCGGCATGGCCATGAAGGCCCGCCCAGCCACCATCGGTGGCTTCGCTCAGAGCATCCATGACTTCCAGGGCCTGCGCGAGTTTCTCACTGCCGTGACCCTCACCAGCATCATCGACCTGCCGTTCGCGGTGCTGATGCTGGTGGTGATCGGCCTGCTGGGCGGCTGGCTGGTGATCATCCCGGTGCTGGCGTTTCCGATCACCATCATCTTCGCCTTGCTGATTCAGATCCGCCTGCGCGACACCGTGCAAAAAAGCCTGACGCTGGGCGCCGAACGCCAGGCCCTGCTGATCGAAACCCTCGGCGGCCTGGAAACCCTCAAGGCCTGCAATGCCGAGAGCGAGCGCCAGCATCACTGGGAGTCGACCCACGGCGCCCTCACCCGCCTCGACGGCCACGCCCGCGACCTCGCTGCGCTGGCCACCAATGGCACGCTGTTCATCCAGCAGTTCTGCGGCATGAGCACCATAGTCGCTGGGGTCTACAGCATCATCGCCGGCAACCTCAGCGTCGGCGCGCTGGTGGCCACCTACATGCTGGGCAGCCGCGTGCTTGCGCCGCTGGGCCAGATCGCCGGCTTGATCACCCGTTATCAACAAGCGCAGCTGACCATGCGCAGCACCGATCAGTTGATGGCCCTGCCGCAAGAACGGGACATCAAGCAACGCCCTCTCGATCGCACGCAATTGCAGGGCGGTGTCGGCCTCAGTCAGGTGGTGTTCAGCTATGCCGGGCAAAATACCCCGGCGCTCAGCGCTGTCAGTTTCAGCATCAAGCCCGGCGAACGGGTCGGCATCATCGGCCGCAGCGGCTCGGGCAAAAGCACCCTGGCGCGCCTGTTGATGGGCTTCTACGAGCCGACCGAAGGGCAGATCCTGCTCGACGGCCTCGACCTGCGCCAGCTTGATGTGGCCGACCTGCGCCAGCAGATCGGCTATGTCGCCCACGACTTGCCGCTGCTGGCGGGCAGCCTGCGTGACAACCTGACCCTGGGCGCGCGCTATGTGAGTGATGCGCGCATGCTCGAAGTCGCGCAACTGACTGGCGTCAGCGAGCTGGCTCGGCAGCACCCGCAAGGCTTCGACCGCCCAGTGGGTGAACGTGGCCAGCTGTTATCCGGCGGCCAGCGCCAGGCCGTGCTGCTGGCTCGGGCGATGCTGCTGGAGCCACCGATCATGGTCCTCGACGAACCCACCAGCCACATGGACAACAGCAGTGAAGACCTGCTGCGCCAGCGCCTGCATGCGTGGATACCGGGCAAGACTCTGCTGCTGGTCACCCACCGCACCACCATGCTCAGCCTGGTCGATCGGTTGATCGTGCTGGACAACGGCCGCATCGTCGCCGACGGCCCGAAAGA